CCGCGAACGTCAGACTCGCCGCCACCGTAGACACGGTTGAACGGCGGAGCCACCTGGCCACCAAAGCCCTCAACGTGCGACACCTGGATACGGTAGCCGAGCACATTGTGGCCGTCGCGATCAATGCGAAGTCCCTTCATCGGGAAGAACTGACGCCAGGTCGCAACCGGCGAGAAGTACTTCACGTTACCGCCCGCGCCGGCAACCTGGATCGCGACGTTGAAGTCCTTACCGGAGTGCGGACCGACTGCACGGTCGATCGACGAGAAGGTAAAGCTAGGCGTAATAACCGAGCTGATAATGCCCGAGAGCTGGTTCGATCCCTGGATACCGGAACGGAAGGCCAGCGACTGGAACAGGTTGCGGGTATTGTCGTTGAACGTTGAAATCGTCGACCGCTGCAGCATGTACGAGATACCGATACGCGTCACACCCGAGCGATTGAAAAGCTTACGCAGCGGATAGCTGGCCGAGATCGACAGACCCGTCGATGCCTGATTGTAGTTGGTCAGCAGCGACTGTTGCGCCTGCGACAGGTTCTGCGAGATCGAGCCGCCGGCTGCGCCGTACGCCTTCGACGGGTTGTAGTCGAACTTGGACTGGAAGATCTGCAGACCGAGCGACAGCGGCTTGTTGCGGAAGTAAGGCTCCGTAAAGCCGAAGCTCAGGTTACGCGACAGATCGCCGGCATTCGCCTGCACCGAAAGCGTCTCACCCAGGCCGAGGAAGTTGTTGGTCTCATAGTTCAGACCGATAAAGCTTCCTGAAGCTCCCGAGATACCGCCGTTCAGACCGATGGAGTTCTTGCCCTTCTCCTTCAGCTTCAGCAGCAGATCCACGGTGCCGGCATCGTTATTGGTGCGCGTTTCGGAGTCCTGTTCGACCTTCAGCGCCTCAAAGTAATTCAACTGGTTCAGGCGAAGCAGTGACAGCTCCCATGCCTGGGCGTTGTAAACCGCGCCTTCTTCCAGCATCAACTCACGACGGATCACGCGGTCGCGGGTAATACTGTTGCCCGAAAACTCGATACGCGAGACCTTGAACTGCTTGCCCTCATCGATATCGATGTCCAGGAAGATGAGGTTCTTCGCTTCATCAAAGCGCGGAGTCGGCGATCCGACGAAGTTGATGTAGCCCAGCCCACCGTATGCCTTACGCAGATTCTCCAGGCCCTTACCGAAGAGGGTCGCCGAGAACCACTCGCCATCCTTCTGCGCAAACTGCGCGCGCAGAGCCTTCATATTAGTGATGGCTTTGTTGCCGGTAAAGGTGATGCCACCCAGGCGATAACGCTTACCCTCTTCCACCGGCATCAGAATGTCGATGCGCTTACCCTTCGACGGACGCAGTGTGAAGATATTGATGCCGCCGGCGTCGCGTACGCGGGTCTTGGGCTCCGAGGTGAGTGCCTTGAAGTAGCCGCGGTCACGGTAGGCCATCTGCACGCGCTGCGCGTCCTCGTCGAGCTTGGATGCGTCGAAGGTGCGGGCAAAGATGTTTTCCAGGATGATCGACTTAGGAATACCGATCGGCCGCAGGTTCCGCATCGCCTGACGCAGCGTCCGCGAGCCCACGTTGTCGTTGCCGACAAAGTCGATATGCCCCACCTTCACGGTCGGGCCTTCCTTCACCTCAAAGGTGAGGGAGACGCGTGCCGGAGGCAGGTTCTTCACCACCGTGCGGATGGTAGCGAACTGGTGGCCATGCTCGGCCAGAAGCTCCTTCAGCACAACCTCGGCGCGCTTTACCTTGGTGGGGTCATACTGGCTCTCCACCGTCAGGCCGACCTTGGCCTTCTTGAAGCGCTCCAGGATGTCCGAGGTGGTGACCGCATTCACACCCTTGTAATTGATGTCGTTGACCGTGGGCTTTTCGCGCACGTACCAGATCATCTGGGTGCAGTTCGGCTTGTCCTGCTTCTCGGCACGGAGATCTTCGAAGTAGCCCGTGTTCCACAACGAGTTATAGTCGCGCTCGATCATCGACTCGTCGTAGATATCGCCCTCATGCGAGAAGAGGCGGGCCAGAACGGATTCTTTCGGAATGCGGCGATTGCCGATCACCTGGATCGAGCAAAGCGCCCTGGGATTGCCTTGTGCTACCGGTCCGGTGGTAAAGGTCGAACCAGCATTTTGTGCAGCGGCAGAGCCGGCGGCAACAGCGCCCAGGCCCAACAGCAACATACCCGCGCGAACACGGCTGCCAAAGGCAATCGCGCGGTTCCGGCCAGAGTGCGAACGCACATCCGTGAAAGCTTGATTCAGAAACTTAGCGGAAAAGATACGCGCGTCCTCACTGCTCGGAAAATACCTCCCCAAATCCATGTAGGGGAAAGCTTCATTATATGGGACGGGCGCTCCCTTCTGAAGAGAGCGGAACCTGTTTCAGAAGCAGAGAACAAATGTAGCTGCACCACATCTGGTGCGACCCCCTGTTTCCCCTCACCACAAGGCACACTTATCCCGCAGACGGAGTGATGGACGGGTAATAGCGACCCTCTGATTACAGCCAAAACAAAGGCCGCTCGTGAGAGCGGCCTTTGTACTTTTGCGCCGAAGGCGCCCTACGCCTGGACGGCTAGTCCTAGTCCCCGGCGACGGTCTCTTCGTCCTGCACCTTTGCCGGAGCGGCGGGCTTGATCTCACCCAGGGAGATGAAGCCGGGCTGCTCCTGCTCCTTGAGAATCTCCTTGCGGTAGAGCTTGGCCATCTGCGCGTTGACTGCATCCTGCTTCAGCTTGGCGTCGCGGGCGCGGATCTTCTCTTCGCGGGCGTTCTTGGCGATACCGGACTTCTCGAAGGTGTCGTTCGCGGCGGAGTCGACGTGAGCCTGGTTCAGAACCAGATCGTACTTGTCCTGACGCTCCAGGCCGACCTTCTTACCACCGGCGAAGATCTCGTGACGGCCATGCTCCTCATACCACTTGGTGAGGGTGGAGGTCATGTGCATCTTCTCGATGATGTTGCGCCAGCCGATACCAGTGTTGTACGCGCAGAAGGAGATCTCGCCTTCCTGGGTGGCGTACGGGATGATGCACTGCTCGGTGCGGCGGAAGTCGTAGTTGAACAGGTCCTGGAACCACATGCCGGCGATGAACAGGAAGTTCCAGCGGTCGGCGCGGCGCTTCTCGATGTCGGCCATGGTGCGATCGCCGGTCACCTTGCCGTAGTTGCGGCCGGTGGCGCCGAAGCACTTGTCGAACTTCTGCAGCAGGTCAAGGATGCGGAAGTGCGTGGGCGACTTGGTGGGATCGTAGTTGCGCAGCAGCGCAAGCGAAACACCCACGATCGAGAGGAACTTGCCGCGGGCGGCGTCGTTCACCTTCGCAACGTCCTTGGCAAGCTGTACGGCATCCAGGAACTGGGTGACCGGAACAGCCTCCTTGGTCTCCTTGTCGATCATCAGCGCCATACCGATACCGCAGTTCGGGTGGCAGCCGCAGGAGAGCTGGCCCCACTCGTGATCCGGTCCGTGCACCAGGTCGGCCCAGTCCGAGAAGGTCGACATGAAGCTGATCGGGAACCAGTCACGGGTGCTCTCACCCAGACCGGTCTGGTTGCGGATGTCGTGCGCGAGGTGGCTCAGGGTGTAGCGCTGTGCGTGACGGCGCTCGTCGGAGACCTCTTCGTCACGGCCGGTGAACGAAACCGGCTGGAACGACAGGAAGTTGATCTTCTTCGGGTTATCCAGGGCGAACTGGATGATGCGGCCAACCTGCTCGTTGTTGATACCGTTGACGATGGTCGTTACGGGAACGATGTCCACGCCGGCCTCGTGCAGGTTATGGATGGCCTGGAGCTTTACGTCGAACGCATTGCCGACCTTGCGGTGCGAGTTGGCGGCGTTGCCGATACCGTCGAACTGCAGGTAGGCATAACGCAGACCAGCCTCGGCGGCAGCCTTGGCGAACTCCTTGGACTTGGCGAACTCGATGCCGTTGGTCGCAGCCTGCACCGAGTTGTAGCCGACCTTACGGGCATAGGCGACAGCGTCCAGGAAGTAGGGCGACAGCGTCGGCTCACCACCGGAGAACTGCACCGACATCTGGCGGCGCGGCTTAATGGTAATGGCGTTGTCCAGCATGGTCTTAATCTCGTCCCACGTCAGTTCGTGAACGAAGCCCACCTGGTTGGCGTCCATGAAGCAGGGGTCGCACATCATGTTGCAGCGGTTGGTCAGGTCGATGGTCAGAACCGAACCGCGGCCGTGCGTCACGGTCGAGGTGCCGTGGTTGTGCAGCTTGGCGTCATTGTGGGCGCGGATGTCGCGGCCCGGGAAGACGTCCTCAAGGTGCTTCATCATGGCCGGGTCGATGGACATGACGTCCTCAAAGTGGCCGTGCTTCGGACAATCCTTCACCATCAGGATCTTGCCGTCGCGCTCGATGATCTGAGCCTTGATCTCGCCGACCTTCTCGTTCAGCAGGATCTCGTGGGGCAGCTTGCCGTCGAGGATCTGCTGGCGGATCTCAGGAACGCACTTCGGGCAGAGAGAATCGGTCGTACGAGGCCAGCCAAGGGGGGGCTTCTCCTTCTGGTAGCTCTTCAGCAGCGGCTTGTCGCTCCACTTCGGTGTGAACGATGCGTTAGGGCTGATGCTGTTCAGCTTGTCAAAGATTGCCCACGCGCCTTTGGCCGCGTAAGTGATTGTCTTTTCTGCCAGTTTCGTGGCTCTTGCCATTTCGCTCCCTCTCGGATTGGGTCGGTTTGGTCTTGGTAAAACAGCGTTGGATGAGGCGTTTCCTCTATCCAGACGCGAATTCCTTGAGTCTAGACGCAACGCGCATCCCGCGCGAGTGCGTTGGCTGGTTCCGCTTCGGGCCTAGGCCCTTTCCAATAAGCGGTTTACAGCACGATCAGCCTACGTCCTGTGGAACCGAAAGCATAGGTTTCTGCCCCGAACGGCAGAATCGTGCAGCGAACGGGGAAATGGAGGGGCGAAACGGGATGGAATTTTCGGGTCGGGCCTTCAGCTCTCTGCTTTCTAGGCACCGGCACCAGGGGCGTTGCTCCAGGCTATATATAGAGGGCCGCTCCCGTCTTCGCTAAAAATTCAAGATTGTCTGCACCAAGGGCGGTGATCGGTGAGCGATGCTTATTCATGGAAAATCCCGCTCACTCCCTTACTGCAATCCTGCCCTGCAATGACCTGGACGCCTCCGAGGCCTTCTATGCGCGCCTTGGGTTCAGCGATCCTGATCGTGGCTATGACGATTACCGCATTCTTTCGGACGGCAAGGGCGGACGCCTGCATCTGACCCGGGCGGTGGAGGGGTGGTTGATTCCTAACCAGAGTCCTTTTGGACTTTACTTCTATACGCCGGAGGTGGACGCCTATGCGGCCCGTTTTGCCGGAGAGATTCTGGGCAAGAGCGGCGGCCCCGAGGAGAAGCCCTGGGGGACGTATGAGTTCGCGCTGTCGGACCCGGACGGGCATCTGGTGCGTATTGGCTGGCCGCTGCGGCTGCGTTGACGCCGGGCGCTTCGGGCGTGCGTCCAATACACTGATACCTACGTTTATGAACCATCTCCGTCTCCTCTCCAGCTTCGTTCTGCTCGCCGGCGCTCTTGGCTGTCACGCGCAGAAGCTCTCGCCCGCCGACGCCCGCCGCGTCGAAGTGCTGATCCGCAATAAGTTCAACGTCCCCGCCTACTACGACGTCACCATCGGGGAACGCAGGAAGTCGGAGATGCCGGGTTTCGATACCGTGACGGTCACCTTCACCAATCTCGAGGCGGAACAGAATGCTGCCGCCACCAAAAACTTCGACTTCCTGCTCTCGCAGGACGGCAAGACATTTGCTCAGCTCAACCGCTATGACATCCCGCAGGACCCTGGCGCCGGAATCAGCGACGGCAACCGACCCTCGCGCGGCGGCCCAGCATCGGCCCCGGTCCACATCGTGATCTACGACGACCTGCAGTGCCCCTTCTGCGCCCGCATGCATGCGCAGCTGTTCCCCGCCATCCTGGAGCGCTACGGCGACAAGGTGCACATCGTCTATAAGGACTTCCCTCTGGGCCAACATCCCTGGGCCGTACACGCTGCCGTCGACGCCAACTGCCTGGCCGAGCAGTCCGCGCCCGGCTACTGGTCATTGGTTGATAACGTCCACGCGCACTACGCCGACGTTCCGCCGCTCAAGCCCTCTGCCGACAAGGACGCCAAACCTGCGGATGCGGTAAAGCCGGCAACCGACCTTCTCGACAAGTGGACCCGTGACGAGGCCGTGAAGGAGAAGGTCAACCTTGAGAAGCTGAATGCCTGCATCGCGAAACAGGACGACTCTGCCGTGACCGCCTCTATTAAGGAGGGAGACTCCCTCGGAGTCGACGCTACACCGCAACTATTCATCAACGGAGAACGTCTTGCCGGCGCGCTTCCTCTCAAATATGTCTATAAAATGATCGATGGCGCGCTACTGGCTGCGGGAGTCACTCCCCCTCCGGCGCCTGCCGATCCGCCCGCCGCGCAGAAGCCGGCCGGCAACTAAGCTGGAGATCAAGGTCTAACGTGCCACGTCTTACCACGCAACATACGCTCGCCGGAATGCTTCTGCTCACGTTCGTCGCTGTTGGCTGCAATCGTCAGCCGGCGGCCGATGTCGTCGCCACCGTCAACGGCAAACCGATCGCGAAGGCTGAGCTGGAGAAGTATTACAAGGGCCAGCTCGGCGACTCGCAGCAGACGCCCTCGCAGGAACAGGCCGACTCCATGCGCCTGAACGTTCTCCGCGGCCTGATCGACGAGGAGATCTTTCAGCAGCGCGCGGCCAAGATGAACCTGACCGCCACCAATGAAGAGGTGGATGCGAAAGTTGCCGAGATGAAGGCGCCGGTCAGCGAAGAGCAATTCAATCAGCACCTCAAGGATTCCGGCCTGACACTGGATGACCTGAAGCGCGATGTCCGCCGCTCCCTCACCTCCGAGAAGCTGCTGAATAAAGAGATCAACTCGCGCATTACCGTCTCCGACGGCGATGTCTCCAGCTACTACAACCTGCACAAGGCCGAGTTCAACCTGGTGGAGACCAACTATCACCTGGCGCAGATCATCGTGACTTCGCAGCCCGCCCAGCAGCCGCAGCAGGTCTCGAACCTGCAGGCCAGCAAGGCCGCTAACGATACTGAGGCCAAGAAGAAGATCCAGGCCCTGAAGAACCGCCTCGACTCCGGCGAGGACTTCGGTACATTGGCGATGAACTTTTCCGAAAGCCCACAGACAGCACCGAATGGCGGCGACATGGGCTTCTTCACCGAGTCGCAGCTCCGTTCTGACGTTGACCTCTTCAGCGCCATCTCGAAGTTGACGCCCGGCAAGGTAACCGACATCATCCCGGTCCCCGAAGGTCCTGGATCGAAGCGCGTGATCGGCTACGCCATCTTCAAGCTGGTCTCCCGCGAACCCGCCGGCCAGCGCAACCTGAACGATCCTGCCGTCCAGCAGGCCATCCGGCAGCAGTTGAAAGACGGCCGCTCCCAGCTCCTGAAGAATGCGTACTTCGAGATGCTGCGCGACGAAGCCAAGGTAAGAAACTACTTCGCCGAACAGGTCTTCAAGAACGAATCGAAGTAAACGAAAGTAAAAGCAGCGAATAAGGCCCGGCCCAATGGCCGGGCTTTTTCACGTTCTGCTACGGCCACAAATGTGGTGCCCGGTTCAGGTGGGGCAACGCTCTCGACGGCACCCATGCTGTACCTCTTCAACTTTTAACTTTCAACTTTTAACAGTTGGCCACGAAATCAGGCCCAAAGTCCTCTCCGCGCGAGCCCATTACAATCTCATGCATGGCTTCCGATTGTCTTTTCTGCAAAATCGTCGCCGGCGAGATTCCCGCCAAGAAGGTCTACGAAGACGGGAACCTTCTCGCCTTCCACGACATCGACCCCAAGGCGCCCACGCACGTCCTTCTGCTCCCGCGCCGCCATATCAACTCACTCGCAGCCATTTGCAGTGAAGATGCGGGAACCATGGCGGAGTTGATCTGCGCCGCACCTGCCATCGCCGCACAGCTCGGCCTTACAAATGGCTTCCGTACCGTCATCAACACCGGCCCCGATGGCGGCCAGACCGTCGGCCATCTGCACCTGCACATCCTCGGCGGCCGCGCCATGCGCTGGCCCCCAGGCTAAGGACGAATTGTCTTTTCAGCGGATAACATACGGTTGATCTCTCTGAAAGACCTGGGAGAAGTATCCTTTGCGTGTTCGTACGTGATATCGGTGATTGATCGCTTCCAGATGGATCGTACGAAACCGGCCGTCTCCTTCAAGATTGGCCGGGACATACTCGAGCGAGTACTGGCTCTCCAGCTCTTCTTTAATTTCAGTGAATGCATGGGCAATCTCTCGAGGTCTGGTGGGAAAGAAGGGCCTTCCGCCAGTCTCCGTCGAGATCGTGCGCAGTACTTCGTCTCCTGCCTCGCCGCTCGCGTCGACGCGCGCACGGATGCTATACACCGTCGTTTCAGCACGCTGGCACATCTGGATGGCGTCGCTCATCGGGTTCTTGCTTCCATGGTCGTTGCCGTCTGAAACGAGGACGATGGCATGGCGATACAGGCGAGGCCGATTGAGCATGCGCTCTCGGCAGTTCTCATAGAGAACATCAAACAAACCAGAATTACCTGTAGGAATATTGTGGATGTGGTTCAGAAGCGAATCCATGTTGCGGGTAAAGCCGTCGTCTTCGGATAGGGGGAGATTTAAACCGGCGACGAACGCTCCATCCAGCCGTTTGAGAGTATCTCCGAAAAAAGCGGCGGCAGCCTTCTCTTCTACTCCTCGAGCCTGTGGTGAAAGACTTGATGCTTCCACCACGAGGCCGAGGTAAAGAGGGAAATTAGTGTGGCGCGTAAAGCGGATGAGCCGTTCCGGACGTTTGCCCTGATCCGTAAATACGAAATCTTGCGGCTGCAGGTTCGCGACAACTTTGTCTTTGTCATCGGTAACGGTAAAAAATACGACCGTCTCGCGAGAGGGATTTCCGAGCATAGGCAGCTCGATCCCAGGCGGATCCGCAGGCTCCTGGCCACGCAACAAACGGGCACTACACAATAGCAAAGCGACCGAGATGGCCCGAAGAGTCTGCATACAACAGATGATCGACACACTCAGATCATGGTGTGCTGTTTAGACGCGGGAATCGAGATGGCGATATGGCCAGTTTTACTTCGCTACGCTTGGGCGGTCATCCGCCTCCAGGTCTCCCAGCGCATACTGGATTCCCGCCAGCATATGTTGCAGATAGGCCGGCATGGCGTACACATGCTCATTGTGGCCCAGTGCCTCATAGAACACGCGGCCTTTCCCCTCGCGCCGAATCCAGCTCAACGCATAATCCCCATCCGTACGCTTCGTTGCCGCCGGCTCCTTCGCCTTATCCGCATCGCTCATTTTGGTGTAGTCGATGCTGGTCAGCACGTGCACGTTCTTCCGCGAAAACGAGTCCTGTGCATAGGTATAGATCTCGTCGTGGATAGCGAACTCTTTGCCGTGGAACATCGCCGTCAGCGGACTTTTCGGATCGTCAATCTTCACCGTCACCATCTGTGGATACAGCCAGTGGAACTTGAAGAATCCGCCAATCGCCTTATTCCACTCCGGCCATGTCCCGATCAGTTTCGCCGGAGCACCGGCCTCTCCCTCTGCATGGCCGTGATACGAGTCCGACGCGGCATGCACGCCGACAATTCCCTTCCCGCTACGCACAAAATCCAGCAACGCCTTGCGGCGGGCCTCTGTCACTGCAGGGTCTTTCTTGTCATCAAGGAATGCGCCGGTTGTCTGGTCCAGGAAGATGCAGTCGAAGTACGCCAGGTTCTCAGACGTGATGTCGACCGGGTTGTAGGTGATGGTCGTGGTCCATGCACCGGTCTTCTTGCCCATCTCCTCCACCATGCGTGCCGCCAGCGGAATGGAAGAGTGCACCCAGCCGTCGGCATAGGCATAGACAAGAATGCGCCGTGGTTTCTTCGGCGGCACGATGGCATGGTCCGGCAGCGCATCCAGCACCGCCACCACGTCACCGGAGTTCGGTGTCTCAAGCTGCCGTCCATCAGCGATCGCCTGCGGCCGGTCACCTGAAAGAGGCTTTGCCGGCTGCGGAGTTTTGAGCCCGCGGTCTGTTTGCGGCGTAACCGTCTGTGCGTGCAACATGCAGGGTATTGCGAGCAATAAACCCGCTCCAGCGATTCTCCAATTCATTAGAAAGAGCCACCTTTGCTCGGAACCCAATCTACCATCAGTTCGGCGTCATCCTCCGCTCTCGCTATCTTCACCATGCAGTTCCAAAAAGCTGCAGCGGAACGGACACGTCGACCGGGTGTCATGAAAGACCTTGGCGCAGTAGACGTGGTCCCTTCCCATCCATCTGGCATACAACGCCGCCGCGCTTAACGCACCACCCACCGGGGCTACGAGATAAATCCACAATCCATGCCAGATCCACGCGAAAACTGCCGATGCAAACGACCGTGCCGGGTTCACGCTGAACCCCGAGAGTGACGCGCAGAAGCCGTAGTAGAAGATCGTCAGCAAACCCACCGCGAATGGAGCGTACCGAACCAAGGTCTTATGATTCGCCGTGAAGAGAACGATGCTCATCAACAGTGCCGACAAGCTCCACTCCGCAAGAAAGGCAATGACCTCGCCTTCGCTTCCCGGCGTTGTCACTGCATAACAGACGGGTGGGTACGCAAGCCGATCACCCAGCACGCTACGTGCCAGCCACATCCCTGATACCGCACCGAGAAACTGGCATACCACATAGAAAGCGGCGTCCCAGCGGTGCACACGGCGCAGATAGGAATACGCCAGGGTCACCGCCGGATTGAGATGCGCACCTGTTCGCCGGCCGAACCGGGAACGGATCAGCAAGATGGTCGCCACGGAAACGCCCGCACCCATCGCAAACGGTCGCATGGCCTGTGGCAATTGGAATGCAGCTCCGCTATAGAGCAGCGCTGCAAACAGTCCAATGCAGAACAGCAGTACTCCGGTCTGCGTTGCCTCCATCAAGTATTCCCGCCAGTGAGTTCTCCATGCCTCCGCGATCGATGCGTCAGGCGGCAGCGCCGTAACCTGAAAGCGTGGCAACTGTTGCGAATCCATGACAGGACAGCAGATGATCAGCGGGCCGGAACAGTGGGCTCTGACTCGAAAAGCGAGTGCACGCCCTCGACAAGAGTGGGATGCGCCAGCATCGCATCGCGAAGCGCGGTATACGGCAGGCCGGCCAGCATCGCAATCTGAACCGCCGACATCACCTCTCCTGCACCTGTACCCAGTCCGGAGAAGCCCAGGATGCGATCGTCGTCCCCGACCAGAGCCTTCATGAATCCTTTGGTCTCCATCAACGCTCTTGCACGCAGCACCGCCGCCATCGGCGCCCGGAAGAGGCGATAGCGTATCTCCCTAGCCTTCGCTTCAGTCTCACTGAGACCAATGCGCGCAAACTCCGGATCGGTGAAGAGGCAGAATGGAACCAGCCTTCCCGTCGTAACAGCATTGCCTCCGTCGAGGTTATCTTTCACCACCCGGAAATCGTCTTCACTGACATGGGTAAACTGCGGACTTCCCGCGATCTCACCCACAGCCCATACACCCGGAGCCGTTGTCTGCAGCCGTTCGTTTACCTGGATGTAGCCGCTCTTCGCGAGCTGTACACCGGCTGCTTCGAGCCCGAGTCCCTGCGTGTTAGGAACTCTTCCCGTGGCAACTAACAGATGCGTACCCTCCACCACTGCTTCGCCGTCCGGTCGATGGAGAAAGATCTTTACCGTTTGTCCGGAGACTCCCGTCACCTTTTGAATCGGCGTCCCGAGAGCAAACTCGATCCCCTCATCGCGAAGAATGCTGTGGATCGCCTCGGTCACATCCACGTCCTCGCGATGGAGTATTCGGCTGTTACGGTCGATCACCGTCACCTTGCTGCCAAACCGCCGCATGGCCTGTGCGAACTCGAGGCCTACATATCCTCCTCCAAGGACGATTAGCCGCTCCGGCACATGGTCAAGCTCCAGAGCTTCGACATGGGTCAGTGGCTGTGCTTCCGCAAGCCCTGGAGT
This genomic window from Terriglobus albidus contains:
- a CDS encoding histidine triad nucleotide-binding protein, with translation MASDCLFCKIVAGEIPAKKVYEDGNLLAFHDIDPKAPTHVLLLPRRHINSLAAICSEDAGTMAELICAAPAIAAQLGLTNGFRTVINTGPDGGQTVGHLHLHILGGRAMRWPPG
- a CDS encoding SurA N-terminal domain-containing protein; this encodes MPRLTTQHTLAGMLLLTFVAVGCNRQPAADVVATVNGKPIAKAELEKYYKGQLGDSQQTPSQEQADSMRLNVLRGLIDEEIFQQRAAKMNLTATNEEVDAKVAEMKAPVSEEQFNQHLKDSGLTLDDLKRDVRRSLTSEKLLNKEINSRITVSDGDVSSYYNLHKAEFNLVETNYHLAQIIVTSQPAQQPQQVSNLQASKAANDTEAKKKIQALKNRLDSGEDFGTLAMNFSESPQTAPNGGDMGFFTESQLRSDVDLFSAISKLTPGKVTDIIPVPEGPGSKRVIGYAIFKLVSREPAGQRNLNDPAVQQAIRQQLKDGRSQLLKNAYFEMLRDEAKVRNYFAEQVFKNESK
- a CDS encoding DsbA family protein, translated to MNHLRLLSSFVLLAGALGCHAQKLSPADARRVEVLIRNKFNVPAYYDVTIGERRKSEMPGFDTVTVTFTNLEAEQNAAATKNFDFLLSQDGKTFAQLNRYDIPQDPGAGISDGNRPSRGGPASAPVHIVIYDDLQCPFCARMHAQLFPAILERYGDKVHIVYKDFPLGQHPWAVHAAVDANCLAEQSAPGYWSLVDNVHAHYADVPPLKPSADKDAKPADAVKPATDLLDKWTRDEAVKEKVNLEKLNACIAKQDDSAVTASIKEGDSLGVDATPQLFINGERLAGALPLKYVYKMIDGALLAAGVTPPPAPADPPAAQKPAGN
- a CDS encoding MIP/aquaporin family protein; the encoded protein is MPRFQVTALPPDASIAEAWRTHWREYLMEATQTGVLLFCIGLFAALLYSGAAFQLPQAMRPFAMGAGVSVATILLIRSRFGRRTGAHLNPAVTLAYSYLRRVHRWDAAFYVVCQFLGAVSGMWLARSVLGDRLAYPPVCYAVTTPGSEGEVIAFLAEWSLSALLMSIVLFTANHKTLVRYAPFAVGLLTIFYYGFCASLSGFSVNPARSFASAVFAWIWHGLWIYLVAPVGGALSAAALYARWMGRDHVYCAKVFHDTRSTCPFRCSFLELHGEDSESGG
- a CDS encoding radical SAM protein yields the protein MARATKLAEKTITYAAKGAWAIFDKLNSISPNASFTPKWSDKPLLKSYQKEKPPLGWPRTTDSLCPKCVPEIRQQILDGKLPHEILLNEKVGEIKAQIIERDGKILMVKDCPKHGHFEDVMSIDPAMMKHLEDVFPGRDIRAHNDAKLHNHGTSTVTHGRGSVLTIDLTNRCNMMCDPCFMDANQVGFVHELTWDEIKTMLDNAITIKPRRQMSVQFSGGEPTLSPYFLDAVAYARKVGYNSVQAATNGIEFAKSKEFAKAAAEAGLRYAYLQFDGIGNAANSHRKVGNAFDVKLQAIHNLHEAGVDIVPVTTIVNGINNEQVGRIIQFALDNPKKINFLSFQPVSFTGRDEEVSDERRHAQRYTLSHLAHDIRNQTGLGESTRDWFPISFMSTFSDWADLVHGPDHEWGQLSCGCHPNCGIGMALMIDKETKEAVPVTQFLDAVQLAKDVAKVNDAARGKFLSIVGVSLALLRNYDPTKSPTHFRILDLLQKFDKCFGATGRNYGKVTGDRTMADIEKRRADRWNFLFIAGMWFQDLFNYDFRRTEQCIIPYATQEGEISFCAYNTGIGWRNIIEKMHMTSTLTKWYEEHGRHEIFAGGKKVGLERQDKYDLVLNQAHVDSAANDTFEKSGIAKNAREEKIRARDAKLKQDAVNAQMAKLYRKEILKEQEQPGFISLGEIKPAAPAKVQDEETVAGD
- a CDS encoding ThuA domain-containing protein: MLHAQTVTPQTDRGLKTPQPAKPLSGDRPQAIADGRQLETPNSGDVVAVLDALPDHAIVPPKKPRRILVYAYADGWVHSSIPLAARMVEEMGKKTGAWTTTITYNPVDITSENLAYFDCIFLDQTTGAFLDDKKDPAVTEARRKALLDFVRSGKGIVGVHAASDSYHGHAEGEAGAPAKLIGTWPEWNKAIGGFFKFHWLYPQMVTVKIDDPKSPLTAMFHGKEFAIHDEIYTYAQDSFSRKNVHVLTSIDYTKMSDADKAKEPAATKRTDGDYALSWIRREGKGRVFYEALGHNEHVYAMPAYLQHMLAGIQYALGDLEADDRPSVAK
- the bamA gene encoding outer membrane protein assembly factor BamA, with product MLLLGLGAVAAGSAAAQNAGSTFTTGPVAQGNPRALCSIQVIGNRRIPKESVLARLFSHEGDIYDESMIERDYNSLWNTGYFEDLRAEKQDKPNCTQMIWYVREKPTVNDINYKGVNAVTTSDILERFKKAKVGLTVESQYDPTKVKRAEVVLKELLAEHGHQFATIRTVVKNLPPARVSLTFEVKEGPTVKVGHIDFVGNDNVGSRTLRQAMRNLRPIGIPKSIILENIFARTFDASKLDEDAQRVQMAYRDRGYFKALTSEPKTRVRDAGGINIFTLRPSKGKRIDILMPVEEGKRYRLGGITFTGNKAITNMKALRAQFAQKDGEWFSATLFGKGLENLRKAYGGLGYINFVGSPTPRFDEAKNLIFLDIDIDEGKQFKVSRIEFSGNSITRDRVIRRELMLEEGAVYNAQAWELSLLRLNQLNYFEALKVEQDSETRTNNDAGTVDLLLKLKEKGKNSIGLNGGISGASGSFIGLNYETNNFLGLGETLSVQANAGDLSRNLSFGFTEPYFRNKPLSLGLQIFQSKFDYNPSKAYGAAGGSISQNLSQAQQSLLTNYNQASTGLSISASYPLRKLFNRSGVTRIGISYMLQRSTISTFNDNTRNLFQSLAFRSGIQGSNQLSGIISSVITPSFTFSSIDRAVGPHSGKDFNVAIQVAGAGGNVKYFSPVATWRQFFPMKGLRIDRDGHNVLGYRIQVSHVEGFGGQVAPPFNRVYGGGESDVRGFDVRSSSPYTYIPTKVEFNLTNPDGTTVPRDPTNQDLGAIHVPLPVYRLVSVGADTGITGNVEYRIPIINQVVFAFFTDFGYNGNVRESQLRQSVLGQSTFNSTLYGCPTIINGSCFGGQKVTFPQILKAVPGTNFVPRMSNGAELQVILPIVNAPLRLYYAYNPLRLYKDLPQELAVDQATYRSMFPNNGAGLYSYAQAIQFYGAAYQLREPRKTFRLSVSTTF
- a CDS encoding VOC family protein — its product is MENPAHSLTAILPCNDLDASEAFYARLGFSDPDRGYDDYRILSDGKGGRLHLTRAVEGWLIPNQSPFGLYFYTPEVDAYAARFAGEILGKSGGPEEKPWGTYEFALSDPDGHLVRIGWPLRLR
- a CDS encoding VWA domain-containing protein — protein: MQTLRAISVALLLCSARLLRGQEPADPPGIELPMLGNPSRETVVFFTVTDDKDKVVANLQPQDFVFTDQGKRPERLIRFTRHTNFPLYLGLVVEASSLSPQARGVEEKAAAAFFGDTLKRLDGAFVAGLNLPLSEDDGFTRNMDSLLNHIHNIPTGNSGLFDVLYENCRERMLNRPRLYRHAIVLVSDGNDHGSKNPMSDAIQMCQRAETTVYSIRARVDASGEAGDEVLRTISTETGGRPFFPTRPREIAHAFTEIKEELESQYSLEYVPANLEGDGRFRTIHLEAINHRYHVRTRKGYFSQVFQRDQPYVIR